The genomic stretch ATGGGATGGCGGTCGTAGCAATGGTTTTGTAAATGGATACCATGACGGTCGTATGAATGGGACTGCAAACTTTGGCCGTGGACCTCCTCGTAATGACAGAGGCGGACGTGGCGGCTTTCGTGGAAACAGGAACGGTAGTTCCTTCAGCCAGCCAATGCATAATGCAGGTGAGTTttagaaatcttataaatgATAGAGGATTGTTTTGCAAGTTGTATGTTTTAATCGTCTTATATGATGAAATTGTAGGTTATGGCAGTTATGAAAACAAAGATGGAGGCTGGAACTCTGTGGTAAACAGAGATGCCTACACTAGCTTTGGTGGGCGTTCTGACAGAGGGAAGTCGGCGTTCTTCAATGATAGAGGAGCTGGCTCAAGAGGAAGGTGAGGGAGAGTTGTTTTAGATACCACTGAAATTTCTACAAATTCTCAACACCTGTTTTAGTAATAGAGCAAAATCTAATACAGTTTCACAAACaaggcttagactaagccaggattaggtcatagttcaattaggacattcaAGTAATTTTACTAAACATGCTGTaggaaaaaacattactggtgtggaTCTTGAGAccaaacaaaggcactgatataatataggtttttttttttttttttttttttttttttttttttcaattgaaaCATCTtgaacttacattttagtcaagGACTAGgattaagccttgtctgtgaaactggaGGTTGATTAACTTTGATTAACTCTTAAAGTCCTTTAAGCCTCCAGTTGGGAGGTTGAGAACCGTTTATGAGGTTACAGGTCAAGAAGGgcattttgatgtttgtgtgGATTTTAGTGTTTAAGCTCAAAGTCACCTTAAAGTGTTCAGTGTGACCGGCAGCTTTGTGCACAGTGTGTGTGCACAGAAACCATATGCTTAGCATGCATGTGCAGACTTTTCagttttaaatcaattaaaaatggATGCAAATGagtactctttttaaaaatccttgatTGAATTTTGAGTAACTGGCAAAATATtggaagtggcacattccatGGATGAGAATTcataaaacacattattagaCCTTTCCAAGGTTGCAGATATTAAACCCAATTTGATGTCCAGATATTCAAGAAATTTTAGtagctgtagcatttctgttgtGACTTtccacgttatacagtaaattctgttAAATTACAGGCCTCtataattatctgattactcaattaattgtcagaataatcaactgactactcaattaccaaaataatcattagtgacagccttAAAATGATGCCAAAATTGTGTGGTTTGTTGAGGTGATATGCACTACTATTAAATTCATAttcctatttaaaaatatggtgattaaaggggtcatcgaatgcaaaatccacttttacatgttgttttggCAGTGTGTGTGCACAAACACCCTATAaagacaaactttaaaaaaaaaaaacaaaaaaacaaaaaaacaaaatcactttcTCATATTAGGCTGTTCTGAGACTCTTGCCAGAATGACGTAGTTCTGCACAGGTCCCACCtgcaatagttgattgacattggCGTTTTACCTTAGTAAActcccgccctgagtgagcggTGAACAGTCCGACCgaccattgtttcgatgcctgAGTAGGTGTAGACAGGAATGTCTCCTAAGCAGTTGacgtgttttgttgttggaggataacaataatgaacatagcCGCTGAAGACTCAGTGGATTACTTtagtttttgaagggaatgcacccACCGATCTACCTAAATGTGTCTagatgttcgcgcaaatcattcgagatccagcttcacctacagaagaacTGATtataaggttgttttttttttttttttaatgaatctttgcaaaccGCCTTTCAtaataacgtggtagttagcaagtttcatgcCTAAAGATTACAGGCTCAGATCGGCTCGTCACCACACGGAAGAGAGGGgacggggtgagcagagctcattagcatttaaagagacttGCACCTAAATGgcttgctgtgaacagagctgattttgacaaggtagaaagggtgttgttttgcactaccattgagaaattttaaccaacgTATGTTACAGACTTTTCGTTAAGACTCTacagaatcatatcaacttgtagaaaatgggcatccgatgacccctttaaataagcCTGCAGTGTGAAGTAACAgatcatgtaaaaaaaattgagtatTCATGGTGTTGTGCTGCagagtttttaattaaaaaaatgtttcttggcAGGTACGAGCGTGGAGGCTTTGGAGGAGGAACAGGAGGGAACAGTCGTTGGGTTGAAGAATCCAGAGATGAAGAGGACTGGTCAAAGCCACTGCCCCCCAACGAGCGTCTGGAACAGTAAGTGGCCCATTGCTAATCGCACTGTCTCCTCAGTCCATCTGTCTCTGAGATTAAGTCATTGTTTTCTCCTTTGTCTCCCCCTCCAAACAACAGTGAGCTGTTCTCTGGGAGCAACACGGGAATTAACTTTGAGAAGTATGATGACATTCCTGTGGAGGCCACTGGAACAAACAGTCCTGGACATATTGAGAGTGTAAGCCTAATAATCATAGTGCCTTGTAAAATCAAGTGGAGAAACGGTGCTAAAGAAACAGGTGGATTATGGTTTCTGTTTGTCTTTTCAGTTCCATGATGTGGACATGGGCGAGATCATTATGGGCAACATTACTTTGAGCCGCTACACACGGCCTActcctgttcaaaagtatgcAATCCCCATCATCAAGGCCAAGAGGGACCTGATGGCCTGTGCTCAAACAGGTGGGTCTTTAGACAGTGGACCGCCAGTTGAACTGTAATGGCAAACTGTATTTGCAGTTATGTGATGATAAAGTAAAACTAAGCAGCTAGGGCAATACTTTTGCACAGTTTGGCAATGCCAGTAGCTTTAGCACAGACTGCTGATGCTGTGCTTTATGTTGTGGGTCATTTACATAATGTAAACATTGATCCACTGATTAAGTAAATGCTTTAAGTAAAATGAGTAGTTGTGAGCCCAAGTTAATGCcattgaatgtattttaagagTTTAACAACAGTTCCTTGAACACATTCCAAATGTACTCTTTTACGTATGGGTTAGATGACCACTTCCTGTCTCAGCAGACAGGGCTTGGCCAAAATAAACCGCATTGACTAGTTTGAATGTGCACAGTCTGGATTTGGCTGTCCCATGAGGATGGAACTGCAGTCTGCAGCTGTATGAGCAATGGAGAGCAATTTGAGAATGTGCTTCATCATACGTGTGTGTGCTTTATTCTCTCAGGCTCGGGGAAGACTGCAGCCTTCCTGCTTCCTGTGCTTAGTCAGATCTACACTGATGGACCTGGAGAGGCACTGCAGGCCACCAAAGCCAGCGCCCAGGTTACTATACATCTCTTTATTGGCGAGAAGTTTTGCATAGAGACTTGCTTCTGTCATGAAAGCATTTTTTGGTCTTTCTCAAGCAGGAGAATGGGAAGTACGTCAGACGTAAGCAGTATCCCATCTCTCTGGTTCTGGCTCCAACCAGAGAACTTGCTCTTCAGATTTATGATGAGGCCAGAAAGGTATGTCTCTGGTAAACCAATTTTGGTTTGGCAAAAGTTAGTTTAATTCAAGCTTGTCTCAACTAATTTTGTTGTCGTTTCCTGCAGTTTTCTTACCGCTCCAGAGTGCGCCCGTGTGTGGTGTACGGAGGCGCAGATATTGGCCAGCAGATCCGTGATCTGGAAAGAGGCTGTCATCTGCTAGTGGCCACACCAGGTCGTCTGGTAGACATGATGGAGCGGGGCAAGATTGGCCTAGACTACTGCAAGTAAGTGAAGCTAGTAGCAGAAAGACTGGTTTTCTTTGACCTCAAATACATCTTTGTTCAGAAAAATCACTTTATATATTCTGTGTAGATACCTGGTGTTGGATGAGGCAGATAGAATGCTCGACATGGGTTTTGAACCCCAGATCAGACGTATCGTGGAGCAGGACACCATGCCTCCGAAAGGCGCTCGCCAGACCATGATGTTCAGCGCCACCTTCCCAAAAGAGATTCAGGTATGCATACATTAGGCTAACCAGCAAGACGCAttgtaaactttaaataaaatttttgattGCAATAAACACTTCGCATCTGCAcctttatattttaagattcTGGCCCGTGACTTTCTGGAGGAGTACATCTTCCTGGCTGTGGGCCGTGTGGGCTCCACCTCAGAGAATATCACCCAGAAGGTGGTCTGGGTGGAAGAGAATGACAAGCGCTCCTTCCTACTTGACCTGCTTAATGCAACAGGTAAAATGCAGTCCATGTCTTGGCAGTGTGTGGATTATTTTTGACCTACAACGATAATCCATTCACTACTTGTCCACCCATTGCAAAAtgtcagtgacttctcttataaaacaatttttttttttcgtggtaAACTAGttaaatccaaaagtattgtttagtgtaaaacttGTTGAACATTTGCAGATAGGCTGTGTGTTCACTAAGTGATTAGCCAtctctttaaaaagctgtttagtTCAGCATAGTGAAGCCTctcctccattgacatccatttaaaaaaaaaaaaaaaaaaatcagcctctggtctcctttccccACGTGCTTACAGACTGGAAGCGTTAGCATTAGCCGTTACGCTTTTTCGACTAACGGTTCCAGGCTTGCCTTCTAGTGGTTTTGGTTGTACCAGTCTGCCACTTTCcaaaaatggaagagaggggtggagtcAGAAGAgatcattagcatttaaagaaacatgcaccgaaatgggtcgctgtgaacagctgttttttgacaaggtaacaagggtgttgttttacatgaccattgaggaattttaaccaaagtattt from Labeo rohita strain BAU-BD-2019 chromosome 9, IGBB_LRoh.1.0, whole genome shotgun sequence encodes the following:
- the ddx3xa gene encoding DEAD-box helicase 3 X-linked a isoform X6, which translates into the protein MSHVVVDGSHGLDQQLAVLDLNSADGQGAGSGRRYIPPHLRNKDASKNAGNAYSSGRQSGYSVAPVQSSSPARTDSSVATDGNEDAASVISWADRCDSPGWDGGRSNGFVNGYHDGRMNGTANFGRGPPRNDRGGRGGFRGNRNGSSFSQPMHNAGYGSYENKDGGWNSVVNRDAYTSFGGRSDRGKSAFFNDRGAGSRGRYERGGFGGGTGGNSRWVEESRDEEDWSKPLPPNERLEHELFSGSNTGINFEKYDDIPVEATGTNSPGHIESFHDVDMGEIIMGNITLSRYTRPTPVQKYAIPIIKAKRDLMACAQTGSGKTAAFLLPVLSQIYTDGPGEALQATKASAQQENGKYVRRKQYPISLVLAPTRELALQIYDEARKFSYRSRVRPCVVYGGADIGQQIRDLERGCHLLVATPGRLVDMMERGKIGLDYCKYLVLDEADRMLDMGFEPQIRRIVEQDTMPPKGARQTMMFSATFPKEIQILARDFLEEYIFLAVGRVGSTSENITQKVVWVEENDKRSFLLDLLNATGKDSLTLVFVETKKGADALEDFLYREGYACTSIHGDRSQRDREEALHQFRSGRCPIMVATAVAARGLDISNVKHVINFDLPSDIEEYVHRIGRTGRVGNLGLATSFYNDKNSNITKDLLDILVEAKQEVPSWLENLAYEHQHKSTNRGRPKRFSGGFGARDYRQMAGGGNAFGNRGARNTGGHGGNRGFGGNKGGFGSFGSDSYGGNYGNYGGNYAQVDWWGN
- the ddx3xa gene encoding DEAD-box helicase 3 X-linked a isoform X8, with product MSHVVVDGSHGLDQQLAVLDLNSADGQGAGSGRRYIPPHLRNKDASKNAGNAYSSGRQSGYSVAPVQSYSPGWDGGRSNGFVNGYHDGRMNGTANFGRGPPRNDRGGRGGFRGNRNGSSFSQPMHNAGYGSYENKDGGWNSVVNRDAYTSFGGRSDRGKSAFFNDRGAGSRGRYERGGFGGGTGGNSRWVEESRDEEDWSKPLPPNERLEHELFSGSNTGINFEKYDDIPVEATGTNSPGHIESFHDVDMGEIIMGNITLSRYTRPTPVQKYAIPIIKAKRDLMACAQTGSGKTAAFLLPVLSQIYTDGPGEALQATKASAQQENGKYVRRKQYPISLVLAPTRELALQIYDEARKFSYRSRVRPCVVYGGADIGQQIRDLERGCHLLVATPGRLVDMMERGKIGLDYCKYLVLDEADRMLDMGFEPQIRRIVEQDTMPPKGARQTMMFSATFPKEIQILARDFLEEYIFLAVGRVGSTSENITQKVVWVEENDKRSFLLDLLNATGKDSLTLVFVETKKGADALEDFLYREGYACTSIHGDRSQRDREEALHQFRSGRCPIMVATAVAARGLDISNVKHVINFDLPSDIEEYVHRIGRTGRVGNLGLATSFYNDKNSNITKDLLDILVEAKQEVPSWLENLAYEHQHKSTNRGRPKRFSGGFGARDYRQMAGGGNAFGNRGARNTGGHGGNRGFGGNKGGFGSFGSDSYGGNYGNYGGNYAQVDWWGN
- the ddx3xa gene encoding DEAD-box helicase 3 X-linked a isoform X9; this encodes MSHVVVDGSHGLDQQLAVLDLNSADGQGAGSGRRYIPPHLRNKDASKNAGNAYSSGRQSGYSVAPVQSYSPGWDGGRSNGFVNGYHDGRMNGTANFGRGPPRNDRGGRGGFRGNRNGSSFSQPMHNAGYGSYENKDGGWNSVVNRDAYTSFGGRSDRGKSAFFNDRGAGSRGRYERGGFGGGTGGNSRWVEESRDEEDWSKPLPPNERLEHELFSGSNTGINFEKYDDIPVEATGTNSPGHIESFHDVDMGEIIMGNITLSRYTRPTPVQKYAIPIIKAKRDLMACAQTGSGKTAAFLLPVLSQIYTDGPGEALQATKASAQENGKYVRRKQYPISLVLAPTRELALQIYDEARKFSYRSRVRPCVVYGGADIGQQIRDLERGCHLLVATPGRLVDMMERGKIGLDYCKYLVLDEADRMLDMGFEPQIRRIVEQDTMPPKGARQTMMFSATFPKEIQILARDFLEEYIFLAVGRVGSTSENITQKVVWVEENDKRSFLLDLLNATGKDSLTLVFVETKKGADALEDFLYREGYACTSIHGDRSQRDREEALHQFRSGRCPIMVATAVAARGLDISNVKHVINFDLPSDIEEYVHRIGRTGRVGNLGLATSFYNDKNSNITKDLLDILVEAKQEVPSWLENLAYEHQHKSTNRGRPKRFSGGFGARDYRQMAGGGNAFGNRGARNTGGHGGNRGFGGNKGGFGSFGSDSYGGNYGNYGGNYAQVDWWGN